From a single Pempheris klunzingeri isolate RE-2024b chromosome 2, fPemKlu1.hap1, whole genome shotgun sequence genomic region:
- the cbfa2t2 gene encoding protein CBFA2T2 isoform X2, with amino-acid sequence MPGSPVDAKTHSRSAPSSSASSTMPPLPSVNPSGPRPASFSTTALTNGNHHSPPTLNAVPSPPQRYSNGPSSSSSSSLANQQLPATCGARQLSKLKRFLTTLQQFGNDISPEIGDNVRSLVLALVNSTVTIEEFHSRLQEATNFPLRPFVIPFLKANLPLLQRELLHCARAAKQTPAQYLSQHEHLLLSTTMASSPDSSELLMETPDAGSKRHSPNRGKENGFHERPPVAMEPATKRICTISPAPRHSPAHPLPLGNQLHPTPPPLQHYALDDIAAPHILHREHSQRMLEIRELKDRPRLPGTNGGYREEPVDHRLTDREWADEWRHLDHVLNCIVDMVEKTRRSVSVLRRCQESDREELNYWRRRSSEQEDPRKGGSGTTPFSKTHSPHSAESDSQRDFAPRPGSAYVTDEIWRKAEEAVNEVKRQAMDEVQKAVAEAEQKAFEMIATERAKMEKTLAETKRKAQEDAIMVINEQEDSSECCWNCGRKASETCSGCNAARYCGSFCQHKDWERHHLICSPGLQAQPKPVSAISASRAVAVAAAAAAAAAAAAAAGVSPGGLAGVKAADSMPSVSSPCGEKASIVSRSSTPSTPASAPETNGH; translated from the exons ATGCCCGGTTCTCCTGTGGATGCTAAGACTCATTCCAGATCAGCCCCCAGCAGCAGCGCCAGCTCCACTATGCCACCCCTGCCTTCTGTCAACCCCAGCGGCCCTCGCCCGGCCTCCTTTTCCACCACAGCAT TGACTAATGGGAATCATCATTCCCCTCCAACCCTGAATGCAGTGCCATCTCCACCACAGCGCTACAGCAACGGaccgtcctcttcctcttcttcgtcGCTGGCAAACCAGCAGCTGCCGGCCACCTGTGGGGCTCGCCAGCTGAGCAAGCTGAAACGTTTCCTGACCACGCTGCAGCAGTTTGGCAACGACATCTCTCCTGAGATAGGAGACAACGTCCGAAGCCTGGTTCTGGCCCTCGTG AATTCAACAGTTACCATTGAGGAGTTCCATTCACGGCTTCAGGAGGCCACCAACTTCCCCTTACGGCCCTTCGTTATTCCTTTTCTCAAG GCAAACTTACCCCTTCTGCAGAGGGAGCTACTCCACTGTGCACGGGCAGCCAAGCAGACCCCAGCCCAATACTTGTCCCAGCATGAGCATCTCCTGCTAAGCACCACCATGGCGTCCTCTCCAGACTCCTCTGAGCTGCTGATGGAGACCCCCGATGCTGGTAGCAAGAGACACAGCCCCAACAG AGGCAAAGAAAACGGTTTCCACGAACGTCCCCCCGTAGCCATGGAGCCCGCCACAAAACGGATTTGCACCATCAGCCCTGCTCCCCGACACAGCCCTGCCCACCCGCTGCCCCTCGGCAACCAGCTTCACCCGACCCCTCCACCCTTGCAGCACTACGCCCTGGATGACATCGCAGCGCCACACATCCTACACCGCGAGCACAGCCAGCGCATGTTGGAGATCCGTGAACTTAAGGACAGACCCAGGCTCCCTG gCACTAACGGGGGCTACCGTGAGGAGCCAGTGGaccacagactgacagaccGAGAGTGGGCTGATGAATGGAGGCATCTGGACCAT GTGTTGAACTGCATTGTGGACATGGTGGAAAAGACACGGAGGTCGGTGAGCGTGCTCAGACGATGCCAGGAGTCGGATCGCGAGGAGCTCAACTACTGGAGACGGCGTTCAAGCGAGCAGGAGGACCCACGCAAAGGAGGCTCGGGCACAACTCCCTTCTCCAAGACACACAGCCCCCACTCTGCAGAGTCGG ACTCCCAGCGCGACTTTGCTCCACGGCCAGGCTCAGCATATGTTACAGATGAGATCTGGAGGAAAGCTG AAGAGGCAGTGAACGAGGTGAAGCGTCAGGCCATGGACGAGGTCCAGAAAGCGGTAGCAGAGGCAGAACAGAAGGCCTTTGAGATGATTGCTACCGAGAGGGCTAAGATGGAAAAGACTCTGGCTGAGACAAAAAGGAAGGCTCAAGAGGACGCCATCATGGTCATCAATGAACAGGAGGATTCCAGTGAG TGTTGCTGGAACTGTGGCCGCAAAGCCAGCGAGACGTGCAGCGGCTGCAATGCCGCTCGCTACTGCGGCTCCTTCTGccagcataaagactgggagaGGCATCACCTCATCTGCAGCCCAGGACTACAGGCTCAACCCAAACCGGTTTCTGCCATCAGTGCAAGCAGGGCAGTTGCCGTGGCTGCCGCAGctgcagcagcggcggcggcggctgcAGCAGCCGGGGTGTCTCCCGGTGGTCTGGCCGGGGTCAAGGCGGCCGACAGCATGCCCTCGGTCTCCAGTCCCTGTGGAGAGAAGGCTTCGATTGTTTCTCGCTCCTCCACTCCTTCCACCCCCGCCTCGGCCCCCGAGACCAACGGACACTAG
- the cbfa2t2 gene encoding protein CBFA2T2 isoform X1, translated as MVGMPSALNYSREKKSPAMPGSPVDAKTHSRSAPSSSASSTMPPLPSVNPSGPRPASFSTTALTNGNHHSPPTLNAVPSPPQRYSNGPSSSSSSSLANQQLPATCGARQLSKLKRFLTTLQQFGNDISPEIGDNVRSLVLALVNSTVTIEEFHSRLQEATNFPLRPFVIPFLKANLPLLQRELLHCARAAKQTPAQYLSQHEHLLLSTTMASSPDSSELLMETPDAGSKRHSPNRGKENGFHERPPVAMEPATKRICTISPAPRHSPAHPLPLGNQLHPTPPPLQHYALDDIAAPHILHREHSQRMLEIRELKDRPRLPGTNGGYREEPVDHRLTDREWADEWRHLDHVLNCIVDMVEKTRRSVSVLRRCQESDREELNYWRRRSSEQEDPRKGGSGTTPFSKTHSPHSAESDSQRDFAPRPGSAYVTDEIWRKAEEAVNEVKRQAMDEVQKAVAEAEQKAFEMIATERAKMEKTLAETKRKAQEDAIMVINEQEDSSECCWNCGRKASETCSGCNAARYCGSFCQHKDWERHHLICSPGLQAQPKPVSAISASRAVAVAAAAAAAAAAAAAAGVSPGGLAGVKAADSMPSVSSPCGEKASIVSRSSTPSTPASAPETNGH; from the exons ACAGTAGAGAGAAGAAGAGCCCTGCCATGCCCGGTTCTCCTGTGGATGCTAAGACTCATTCCAGATCAGCCCCCAGCAGCAGCGCCAGCTCCACTATGCCACCCCTGCCTTCTGTCAACCCCAGCGGCCCTCGCCCGGCCTCCTTTTCCACCACAGCAT TGACTAATGGGAATCATCATTCCCCTCCAACCCTGAATGCAGTGCCATCTCCACCACAGCGCTACAGCAACGGaccgtcctcttcctcttcttcgtcGCTGGCAAACCAGCAGCTGCCGGCCACCTGTGGGGCTCGCCAGCTGAGCAAGCTGAAACGTTTCCTGACCACGCTGCAGCAGTTTGGCAACGACATCTCTCCTGAGATAGGAGACAACGTCCGAAGCCTGGTTCTGGCCCTCGTG AATTCAACAGTTACCATTGAGGAGTTCCATTCACGGCTTCAGGAGGCCACCAACTTCCCCTTACGGCCCTTCGTTATTCCTTTTCTCAAG GCAAACTTACCCCTTCTGCAGAGGGAGCTACTCCACTGTGCACGGGCAGCCAAGCAGACCCCAGCCCAATACTTGTCCCAGCATGAGCATCTCCTGCTAAGCACCACCATGGCGTCCTCTCCAGACTCCTCTGAGCTGCTGATGGAGACCCCCGATGCTGGTAGCAAGAGACACAGCCCCAACAG AGGCAAAGAAAACGGTTTCCACGAACGTCCCCCCGTAGCCATGGAGCCCGCCACAAAACGGATTTGCACCATCAGCCCTGCTCCCCGACACAGCCCTGCCCACCCGCTGCCCCTCGGCAACCAGCTTCACCCGACCCCTCCACCCTTGCAGCACTACGCCCTGGATGACATCGCAGCGCCACACATCCTACACCGCGAGCACAGCCAGCGCATGTTGGAGATCCGTGAACTTAAGGACAGACCCAGGCTCCCTG gCACTAACGGGGGCTACCGTGAGGAGCCAGTGGaccacagactgacagaccGAGAGTGGGCTGATGAATGGAGGCATCTGGACCAT GTGTTGAACTGCATTGTGGACATGGTGGAAAAGACACGGAGGTCGGTGAGCGTGCTCAGACGATGCCAGGAGTCGGATCGCGAGGAGCTCAACTACTGGAGACGGCGTTCAAGCGAGCAGGAGGACCCACGCAAAGGAGGCTCGGGCACAACTCCCTTCTCCAAGACACACAGCCCCCACTCTGCAGAGTCGG ACTCCCAGCGCGACTTTGCTCCACGGCCAGGCTCAGCATATGTTACAGATGAGATCTGGAGGAAAGCTG AAGAGGCAGTGAACGAGGTGAAGCGTCAGGCCATGGACGAGGTCCAGAAAGCGGTAGCAGAGGCAGAACAGAAGGCCTTTGAGATGATTGCTACCGAGAGGGCTAAGATGGAAAAGACTCTGGCTGAGACAAAAAGGAAGGCTCAAGAGGACGCCATCATGGTCATCAATGAACAGGAGGATTCCAGTGAG TGTTGCTGGAACTGTGGCCGCAAAGCCAGCGAGACGTGCAGCGGCTGCAATGCCGCTCGCTACTGCGGCTCCTTCTGccagcataaagactgggagaGGCATCACCTCATCTGCAGCCCAGGACTACAGGCTCAACCCAAACCGGTTTCTGCCATCAGTGCAAGCAGGGCAGTTGCCGTGGCTGCCGCAGctgcagcagcggcggcggcggctgcAGCAGCCGGGGTGTCTCCCGGTGGTCTGGCCGGGGTCAAGGCGGCCGACAGCATGCCCTCGGTCTCCAGTCCCTGTGGAGAGAAGGCTTCGATTGTTTCTCGCTCCTCCACTCCTTCCACCCCCGCCTCGGCCCCCGAGACCAACGGACACTAG